A window from Triticum aestivum cultivar Chinese Spring chromosome 6D, IWGSC CS RefSeq v2.1, whole genome shotgun sequence encodes these proteins:
- the LOC123141855 gene encoding uncharacterized protein: protein MASGGAGGYYHGDRYGYGYSYPRQQAAPSATSFHMCLFLATACLLGGVSLYSHCESAVESLVDQLRVAVVLSPFVLLLAAQYWSATGRRWRSSSYSSSSLDAAPAPVVSWEQQPPWYDQRQRDGGASSPWGVALALALVLLLISYQSCFQYWWSPVVRRRR from the coding sequence atggcgagcggcggcgcggggggATACTACCACGGCGACCGGTACGGCTACGGCTACTCGTACCCGCGGCAGCAGGCCGCGCCGTCGGCGACGTCGTTCCACATGTGCCTGTTCCTGGCCACGGCGTGCCTCCTCGGCGGCGTGTCGCTCTACTCGCACTGCGAGTCCGCGGTGGAGAGCCTCGTCGACCAGCTCCGGGTCGCCGTCGTCCTGTCCccgttcgtcctcctcctcgcggcGCAGTACTGGTCCGCGACCGGGCGGCGCTGGCGGTCGTCGTCGTACTCGTCGTCGTCGCTGGACGCGGCCCCGGCGCCGGTGGTGTCGTGGGAGCAGCAGCCGCCCTGGTACGACCAGCGGCAGCGGGACGGCGGCGCGTCGTCGCCGTGGGGCGTGGCGCTGGCGCTGGCGCTCGTCCTGCTGCTCATCTCCTACCAGTCCTGCTTCCAGTACTGGTGGTcccccgtcgtccgccgccggCGCTGA
- the LOC123141856 gene encoding F-box/LRR-repeat protein 14-like, whose protein sequence is MPGARDPSYVSGYPYSYDICCDNLKDLRLAHIITEPEIGLRFLLGKCKALEKLYLEYVIGLNENEMIALFQRCSNLKTISLRLMPLRCEDGEFRTPLTDASLKALALSCPMLQVVELTFTFCDPIYPTEIGFTQEGIITLIQSCPIRALVLNGASIFYDEGMKGLSSSQFLEKLELVDCRSITDAGMNFIIQAPCLSSLTLRKCKRVTDDGMAALARAQKLELLIVIGCRRISQEGVQRAAKSVHYSGEAESHDSLKGMIAKRKG, encoded by the coding sequence ATGCCAGGGGCCCGTGATCCCTCCTACGTGTCTGGCTACCCATATAGCTATGACATCTGCTGTGATAATCTGAAGGATCTTAGGTTGGCTCATATAATAACTGAGCCAGAAATTGGACTTCGTTTTCTCTTGGGGAAGTGCAAAGCATTGGAGAAACTTTACCTGGAGTATGTTATTGGTCTAAATGAGAATGAGATGATTGCACTATTCCAGAGGTGCAGCAACCTTAAAACCATCTCACTTCGTCTCATGCCTCTGCGATGTGAAGATGGTGAGTTTAGGACGCCATTGACTGATGCTAGCCTTAAGGCTCTAGCTCTTAGCTGCCCTATGCTTCAGGTTGTTGAGCTCACCTTCACATTTTGCGATCCCATTTATCCTACTGAAATAGGCTTCACACAAGAGGGTATTATAACGCTCATCCAATCATGTCCGATTCGTGCTCTTGTTCTAAATGGTGCCAGCATTTTTTATGACGAGGGGATGAAGGGCCTCTCATCCTCACAGTTTCTGGAGAAGCTCGAGCTCGTGGATTGCAGGTCTATAACTGATGCTGGTATGAATTTCATTATACAGGCTCCTTGCTTGAGTAGTCTCACGCTCCGCAAATGTAAGAGAGTGACAGATGATGGAATGGCTGCCTTGGCACGTGCACAAAAGCTGGAGTTGCTGATCGTTATAGGCTGCCGCCGGATCTCTCAGGAAGGCGTGCAGAGAGCTGCCAAATCAGTTCACTACTCCGGGGAGGCTGAAAGCCATGACAGCCTAAAAGGAATGATCGCCAAAAGGAAAGGATAG